The Trachemys scripta elegans isolate TJP31775 chromosome 14, CAS_Tse_1.0, whole genome shotgun sequence genome segment AGGTTTCAGTCCGAGTCAGCGAACAGCATCTCAGCACGCTTCCACCATAGAGCATTTTCCCATTATAAAGGCAGATCCTTGACTTTAGCTGAGATGCATCCTTTCCAAGACACAGGGGCAGTTGAGACAGAAGATCCCAATATGGTGGATCACCTCAACCAACCTGGCAAGATGAATCCCTACAAACAGCACGACCCTATAAGAAACGTCAGCAAGCCCTCCTGGGTCACCAACCGCCAGTCATCGAGCCTGCTGTATCACTTCAACGTGCTAAAGAAAGGTAAGGGGGAACCTCTATTGGAAGGGACTTTGTGACCTCTCAGGAGAACAGGGTTACTTACTTTCAGTCCTGAACTCCAGGGGGCATGTTGTGTTAATGCTGCACATCCACAACATACATGCCTGTTGCAGTTCTAGATGCTGACAACAAGGAGAAGGTGTGCCTgacggagtgcaggagggagaagGATGAAGCAGAGGCTTTCTGTGTGAGTGAATTTGGTAAGACTGTTTTGTTCCATTGCATATATTCTCACTTACAGGCAGGCATACCAGACACTCTCATTGGCCTATGCTACTAGCACATACGTTTCcgttcttgtttttaaaagccttcttGGGCTTGCTCCAGCCTATTCTAACAACTGTTTTTAAGGCACCCATCACAGATGTTCCTATACATACACAACAAATAGCATCAATCATGTTTCACTATCTCATCCCCTTTCTGTATGACACTGACCTTCTTAGTGTCCCCACTCCATCCACACATCACTGTCAGTGCTAAAGCCATTTCACAAGCTGTCTATATGATTCTCCATTTCTTATTAACCCACAGCTGGAtacatctctctccctctacCTTTGTAGCTGTATTGTTTAACTGCCATTGCATTATTTACCTAGCTCTAATGAGTTTTAGGATATCATTTGGATGGAAGACCGTGCCAGATGTTGGCCTGAATAGCATGCTGTCGGCATTCCGGACTCCGCTTTAGCTTCCTAGGACTTCTGCCTGCAGCGGTCATGCTGCAATAGGTTCTAATGGCCATTTTGTGTCACACATAGATGACAGCAAAAGATAGTGTAGGTCTGGGTTAATTGCACTGGAAATCGGCGCACAAGTTTTCTGAATGGAGCTGTGTCTCATTATCAAAGAAGCAGGGGATTAGATGGTGTTTCTCAATATTTAAAAGTAGATAAGTAGAATACATGCCTAGGACCAGTTAACAGGTGTTTCTATTTCCAGAAAATAAGCATATTATGAGGCATCTGTTTTGCCTGACTAGACATTAGGCAGTTTTCCACAAATGTAAACATTCCTTAATTTCCTTCTAGTCAAAATTTTAGAATGACGCCCAGCACATAGGTCTCTGATCGAGGCCTTGTACTGGCCCTCTCCGTATTTCATCCTTTAATGATTAAACAATTTCAGttatttcttaaattaaaaacaaacaaaaaaagcatgtCTCTTAACCCAGCCTGAATGAACATTAATCTGCACAGCCCCATGGCCATGGTTCCCCTAGAGTGATCACAGAAGGGGCTTTACTCCTCATGAATTTACATCTAGAGATTAAAAGGCTAGTGGCTGCATCAAAGAGAAGTTTTCACTCCATGAGGCAGATATGGCCTTGACCTTTGTTAAGGAAGTTTTCTAGCCTTACCTCTCCAGTGACTATCGCAGTCTATCTAGAATACATGTGGGGGATTTTCCAGTCCCTTGGTTAATTCAGCCCAGGCCTGAGTCAGAAATGGTGTAGCACAGCTCCACGTGGTTGGCTAGGATTAGGACGCTTGCTACCTCAGCAAGCTGCATTGCAAGGACACTGAGCAAGAGGACTCTCCTCTCAAATTAGATAATACTCTAGTGTAATATAGTAATACAGCAGAATACGCCAAtgaatgtttctttttcttctccctttcaAGTGACTACTCAACCCTACCATTCCCAACCTGCACTGTTATTCAACACCACTTAGGACTCAACTTTGAAGTACTTTATAAACTTTAAGACTTCTGTTCACTGCACCACTGTGATTCATTTAGAGCATCCACATGTATCATGAGCTGAGTATCAGTGTTCCACTAGCAAGTGTAGCGAGTGAtcattttcccctctctcccttcttAAAACAGCAGTGAATGGGATTGTTCATGATGTGGAAACACTGGAGAAAGGAGTCCGCCTGGTTACACTCTTGGTAAATAGCGACGGATTATACAAGATGAGTCGCCTGTATATCACCCCCGATGGTTTCTTCTTCCGAGTTCACATTCTCGTTGTGGATGCTTTAAACTGCAGTAAACCATGTCCAGATTTTAAACTTGGTAATGATTCCCAGCAAAATCCAGTCTATTTCTCCTTTGGGTGGTGTGGGATTTCAGTTAGCCTAGATTTAAAAGGGGTTCATGGGACAGTTTGGGCAGAAGGAACAGATTCATTTAGGAGCAGGGGACACACAAACTGTTTTCTTTCTGGTTTCCCCATATCTGCAAAACAAGCCCAACGGTCTGTAAGGCAGAATGGTTAAAGCCATTCAATCCCCTAAAAATACATTCTGTAAAACATTTGCCCTGCTGAAGCTTTCACCCGCAAGCAGACCTGCTTCTTTTATCCAACCTCCAAAAGTCAAGGTGACGGTGGGGGGAGTTGGCATAGCCAGTTCCAGTTTTTGCCCATCTCTTGCTTTATTAATAATTTGAATGTTGCTACTTGAACACATTTGGTTTTAGCCCAATTGATGTTAAAAGAAAACGTGACTAAGCTACAATCATCCAAACGGGAACAGGCGTGGTTCATTTCCTTGTTtcattttaggaaaaaaacaatgaaaataaaccaATCCAGCGTCAATTATTTGTTATTTTGCAGGAAGTAGATACATTGTGATGGGTCAGATCTACCACAAGAGACGGCAGCTACCTGCCCTTCTGCTGCAGTTCCTGAGAGGGCGTCTGCGGCCAGGAGATGGGCTGCTAAGCAGCGGCAGCAACTATGTAAAAAGATTCAACAGGAAGAGGGATCGTAAAGTTCAAGGGGTAGCTCACACCAAGTGTGGATGAGGCTATGGTCCTAACTGCTTTACTACGGCATAAGCAGCGCTGGCAGTCAGCTAGCAGAACAAAACTGGTCTCTCCTTGAATTGAGTCTGACCTTCCTGCCATAGTAAGGATCCTCTTCGAGTGACTACAGCTCAGCTCTTGCTTAATTCTGTCTCCAGTACTGATGAACACCTGGTGTCTTATAGGGTTTACAAAACAATGTTTCCTTCAAAGGTTCTGGTTATATACAGATACCAATATAGtgtgcaaaaagaagaaaaaaaacaacaaccaacgaCCCACAGCCTAGGAATCAAACCTATTCACTCACTGTAGAGAACATTAACTGGTTAGTGGATTTCCCTTTAAATATAGGTTATCCTTTTTGTAATACATAATTTAAATCCTAATATTTGGAAAATAACCCATTATGATTATTTTTAGAGCTAAATTCTTTTGTCAGCACCTCATGTATATCAGGAGTAACTGGAGTCACTCTGGCTTTACACCGCTTTAACTGAGAACAGCTGTCTCTTACTGCTTAGATTAATATTCAGAACTGTGTATTTCATAGTATTAAAGTTCTCAGTGCAACGAGATTATAAAAACGAGCATTCAAACCCTAACTCTGTAACGTGTTGCATGATCATTTGTAGCTCAACGGCTGCACAGCATAAATACGTAGACATTTGTTTTGAAACACTATCAAATTAAGaattctgacaaataaaatttttGCAGCACTTTGGTTTCCTCAAAGTACATAagactgtttttttaaacaatgtctAATTATACCATTTTTCTCAAATATAAGGGACCAGATTTTTCTGGTCATTTAGAAACATGTTCAACATACATATGCCACAGCACACCTTATTGGAGCCTACACATATGCTCGGAGATTGATCCATttgtagattccaaggctagatgGCACAATTGTGATCATTTAagttgacctcctgcataacacaggacatacaacttccccaaaataattcctaaagctttttctaaaacatccattcttgattttaaacttgtcagtcagtgatggagactccaccatgacccttggtaaattgttccaatgtttaattacccttttaaaaatttatgccttatttcatTAATTGAATACAAATCATGCACAAATAGCCAATTAGTATGTGTAGTTACCTATTTGCATGTACAAATTATGGTATTGAGGCATGCAACTCAGTCATGCAATTGCATACACATTTTGCATGCCTAATTACTCTTCTGAAGTGGATGTTCAACCCTGAAACTATTGAGTGTATTTGGTATAATTTTTCTATGAAGACAAGTGTATGAGGTTTATATCTGCAAACCAGTAAAGCTACCTTTGAATCAGTTCTATGTTGGACCTGATCTTTTACTTTTAGAGCCTTAGTGAGACTTCAACAAATATCTTTTTGACATTTAACCCCTTGTAGGAAATGCTGGTATTAAATATTCCTAAATAGCCCTCTCCCCAATTATCTAAAATCCAGCTTCTTAGCCTTTTCATCAGTTTGTTTTAATCAGCTCTACTCTTCGGGCAGaaacttaaaacaaataaaataaataaaagttgagGAAGAGACCCAATAAAAAGATtcaataccttaaaaaaaaaaaaaaaaaaaaagcatcaactTCCTTAGCTAGTaatgaaaaagttattttaaaacagcTTGTGGGGAACTAGTTCCCCTAACCGTGGGAAAAAATAGCTGCCTTTTAGAATAGCAGTAAAATCTCTTTCTGTTGTCAAAACGTTAAAAAAGTAGTATCTTGCAGGTGGGCTATTAGCTTCTCAACttacggtgtcttcactgtgctgcgttgacgggagacactctctcatcaacttaccttactcttctccttcCACTGGCATACTGGTGTCAACAGGAGAGCAATCCgcagttgatttagtgggtcttcactagacctgctaaatcgacccccatTGCATTGATCGCAGCAGCATcgatccccagtaagtgtagacatgccattaGACAAAGATTAACTACATTtgcctctcaggcctggtctacactgggggaggaggaagtgggggaattgatctaagttacgtagctgaagtcgacgtacttagatctacttaccgtggtgtcttcactgcggtaggtcgacagctgatgctctcccatcaactctgcctgtgcctcttgctccattggagtaccggagtcaacgggagagcgctcagccaTCGATTTagcgcatctagtctagatgcaataaaattgacccccactggatcgatcgctgcccaccgatcctgcaggtagtatagacaagcccttagatataGGCAGTCAAACGTGTTAGCTTCAACGAGAGGCTGCATAGCCATGGTGGGAAGTGGGGGAAGTCACAGAGGCAAATATCAATCTTGATTTCTGTATGAATCTGGCCGGCCAGCCAGCCAGGAGAATACATTCATTTTGTAGAGCTCTGTAGAATTCAGGTCTGGAACTATTGATTTTTGACTCTGCTGTAGATTTACACAAtgaggtacattttttttttttaaaggcagctgAAGCAAGGACTCTCTCAGCAAAATGGTACACCTAGGTCACTATGCATTATGGCAGAGTACACCAAAGGATTTTACCAGGAGACTATTCAGAAACCAAAATGGTAGGGGCAGGCAAGCAAGGTGACATGAATAGAACAGCAAAAGTACCTTCCCAGAATTGTTCTCATGTGATTTATTTCTTGACATGCAATAGGCTTAAAGCACTGACTGCAAACACTGCTGTCACTTCTAAAACACTATATATTCTTGCTGTAAGTCAGCATTTGTTTGCATTGTCAACTGGGAGAGAGGTGAAGGGTTGGTTTACTGGGCTGTACACACTAGCGAGCTTTTAGAATCAGAACAGTTTTATCATATGATTGAAGTACCCGCAGAGATGCTTGCTACCTGACAACCAGTAGCTTGCATCTATCTAAAAAGGTCACAGTGCCTTCTTACTACTTTTATTACATTTAAGTGAGAACAGAGTTGAGCGAGCATGGAGAATGGCACATTTACAATTGAGAGGTCAGTTGAAATTTTCCCAAGAAAACTCTAATGAGGGGCTTTTACTTTGGCAGAATAAGACTGTTCCTGGCAGCAACTCAGTGCACTGGAGGAAGGGCTACATCAATGTATCAAGTTTGGGTATTCTATTTTCAATCGATATTTGAGTGTTGCTCAATGATGCCCCGTTTTCCATTGATCCAGATTCAGCAATgaacttcccccactgccttcATCCAGGACACTGAACAGTGATCTGAAGCAGACACTGGAGTGGGGGGTGAAGAGTAGTCCCATTGCCTTGGCTCATTTAAtacttgctccccccccccggagacAAATAGGCTATCAAtggtggtgatggacagcagcTGGAGCAAGACCACTAGCTTAGGACAAACCACCATTTGACCACTCCTAGATTTAAACCACACCCTAGAATAAATATTGCACCTGGAGAGTTAAACCACTAAGGAAATTGATAAACCCTTTATTAGGTAAAGTTGATTTACACAACAATGGTATTTTATTTGGGCTCAACTCTTTATTTGGTGTGTATCTATTTTTTCATTGGGCTACACAGGGACTGGGACATCAGGACGTTACTGAAAgagggaaaagcagcaaggtgctttatttttcctttcgCATCACAAAAATCTTACCTTCCTTCTGGAAGAGGTGAGGTGGTTATTTATTGTGTCACATAAGTTAAGAGGTAACAGTCCAATATGTTTCAGTGTCTATAACTTAAACATTTAACTATTCATTATTTTCACTTTTTGGTAAACCCAGCGTATGTTTTAATGGGTGGTGTTTAGAAATATATGTAGACGTGTCATACTGCAGGAAGATGTTTATAAATCATTTGGATTGCTCTTCCAGACTCTCTCACTAAACAAGATCACACTATTT includes the following:
- the C14H17orf58 gene encoding UPF0450 protein C17orf58 homolog isoform X1 — encoded protein: MTTKAFWLLCFVMGPSSNLVAGYLPYIGKPIRALSKDGYSAADSTPSQAKFPFRGSSVGEENQTEHWLLSPANLQWPKAADILSVSPEKKKKAKTSVENNTGLRKEPHQDGRVLASESHMEGPPSASFYFNHANRMQADRFQSESANSISARFHHRAFSHYKGRSLTLAEMHPFQDTGAVETEDPNMVDHLNQPGKMNPYKQHDPIRNVSKPSWVTNRQSSSLLYHFNVLKKVLDADNKEKVCLTECRREKDEAEAFCVSEFAVNGIVHDVETLEKGVRLVTLLVNSDGLYKMSRLYITPDGFFFRVHILVVDALNCSKPCPDFKLGSRYIVMGQIYHKRRQLPALLLQFLRGRLRPGDGLLSSGSNYVKRFNRKRDRKVQGVAHTKCG
- the C14H17orf58 gene encoding UPF0450 protein C17orf58 homolog isoform X3 — protein: MTTKAFWLLCFVMGPSSNLVAGYLPYIGKPIRALSKDGYSAADSTPSQAKFPFRGSSVGEENQTEHWLLSPANLQWPKAADILSVSPEKKKKAKTSVENNTGLRKEPHQDGRVLASESHMEGPPSASFYFNHANRMQADRFQSESANSISARFHHRAFSHYKGRSLTLAEMHPFQDTGAVETEDPNMVDHLNQPGKMNPYKQHDPIRNVSKPSWVTNRQSSSLLYHFNVLKKVLDADNKEKVCLTECRREKDEAEAFCVSEFGSRYIVMGQIYHKRRQLPALLLQFLRGRLRPGDGLLSSGSNYVKRFNRKRDRKVQGVAHTKCG
- the C14H17orf58 gene encoding UPF0450 protein C17orf58 homolog isoform X4; its protein translation is MTTKAFWLLCFVMGPSSNLVADTGAVETEDPNMVDHLNQPGKMNPYKQHDPIRNVSKPSWVTNRQSSSLLYHFNVLKKVLDADNKEKVCLTECRREKDEAEAFCVSEFAVNGIVHDVETLEKGVRLVTLLVNSDGLYKMSRLYITPDGFFFRVHILVVDALNCSKPCPDFKLGSRYIVMGQIYHKRRQLPALLLQFLRGRLRPGDGLLSSGSNYVKRFNRKRDRKVQGVAHTKCG
- the C14H17orf58 gene encoding UPF0450 protein C17orf58 homolog isoform X2, producing the protein MTTKAFWLLCFVMGPSSNLVAGYLPYIGKPIRALSKDGYSAADSTPSQAKFPFRGSSVGEENQTEHWLLSPANLQWPKAADILSVSPEKKKKAKTSVENNTGLRKEPHQDGRVLASESHMEGPPSASFYFNHANRMQADRFQSESANSISARFHHRAFSHYKGRSLTLAEMHPFQDTGAVETEDPNMVDHLNQPGKMNPYKQHDPIRNVSKPSWVTNRQSSSLLYHFNVLKKAVNGIVHDVETLEKGVRLVTLLVNSDGLYKMSRLYITPDGFFFRVHILVVDALNCSKPCPDFKLGSRYIVMGQIYHKRRQLPALLLQFLRGRLRPGDGLLSSGSNYVKRFNRKRDRKVQGVAHTKCG